The proteins below come from a single Agrobacterium vitis genomic window:
- a CDS encoding BMP family ABC transporter substrate-binding protein, producing MKKLALAFAASVATMLSVAGSASAADKTKICFVYVGSKTDGGWTQAHELGRQELQKHFGDKIDTPFLENVPEGPDAERAIERLAREDCKLIFTTSFGFMDATVKVAKKFPKVKFEHATGFKSAENVATYNSRFYEGRYISGVIAGKLSKKGEAGYIASFPIPEVVMGINAFELGAKSVNPDFKMKVIWVNTWFDPGKEADAAKALLDQGVDILTQHTDTTAPMQIAQERGIKAFGQASDMIAAGPTSQLTAIKDTWGAYYIKRTQALLDGKWTSEQSFDGLKDGILTMAPYTNMPDDVKKLAEDTEAKIKSGELHPFTGPVNKQDGTAWLKAGEKADDKTLLGMNFYVEGVDDKLPK from the coding sequence ATGAAAAAACTCGCACTCGCATTTGCGGCCTCCGTCGCCACGATGCTTTCCGTTGCCGGTAGCGCCAGCGCCGCCGACAAGACCAAGATCTGCTTCGTTTACGTCGGCAGCAAGACGGATGGCGGTTGGACCCAGGCTCATGAGCTGGGCCGCCAGGAATTGCAGAAGCATTTCGGCGACAAGATCGACACGCCGTTCCTGGAAAACGTGCCGGAAGGCCCGGATGCTGAACGCGCCATCGAGCGTCTGGCCCGCGAAGACTGCAAGTTGATCTTCACCACCTCTTTCGGTTTCATGGACGCCACCGTCAAGGTCGCCAAGAAATTCCCGAAGGTGAAATTCGAACATGCAACCGGTTTCAAATCGGCTGAAAATGTTGCGACCTACAATTCGCGCTTTTACGAAGGCCGTTACATTTCCGGCGTGATTGCTGGCAAGCTGTCAAAGAAGGGTGAGGCCGGCTACATCGCCTCCTTCCCGATTCCCGAAGTGGTGATGGGCATCAATGCGTTCGAGCTTGGCGCGAAATCCGTCAATCCGGATTTCAAGATGAAGGTCATCTGGGTCAATACCTGGTTCGACCCCGGCAAGGAAGCCGATGCCGCCAAGGCGCTGCTGGACCAGGGCGTCGATATCCTGACGCAGCACACCGACACCACGGCTCCAATGCAGATCGCGCAGGAGCGCGGCATCAAGGCGTTCGGCCAGGCCTCCGACATGATCGCTGCTGGCCCAACCTCGCAGCTAACAGCCATCAAGGACACCTGGGGCGCTTATTACATCAAGCGCACGCAGGCCCTGCTGGACGGCAAATGGACATCCGAACAGAGCTTCGACGGCCTGAAGGACGGCATCCTGACCATGGCGCCCTACACCAACATGCCTGATGATGTGAAGAAGCTGGCCGAAGACACCGAAGCCAAGATCAAGTCCGGCGAATTGCATCCCTTCACCGGTCCTGTCAACAAGCAGGACGGCACGGCTTGGCTGAAGGCTGGCGAAAAGGCCGATGATAAGACCCTGCTCGGCATGAACTTCTATGTCGAAGGCGTGGATGATAAGCTGCCGAAGTGA
- the glmU gene encoding bifunctional UDP-N-acetylglucosamine diphosphorylase/glucosamine-1-phosphate N-acetyltransferase GlmU — MSRTCLAVILAAGDSTRMKSAMSKVLHPVAGLPMIAHVMQAIAASDIADVALVVGRDADKVTQAASIKGLSVTPFVQTERLGTGHAVLTAREALGRGYDDILVAYGDAPLITPGPLLAARAALADGNDIAVIGFHTEKPTGYGRLLVEDGELVAIREEKDASDEERKVTWCNSGLMAINGAKALDLLGRIGNANAKGEYYLTDLVEIIRSLGGKAVAVDAPEAELAGCNNRAELAVIEKLWQERRRHELMLSGVSMIAPQTVFLAYDTVLAQDVLIEPNVVFGPGVTVESGAVIHAFSHLEGAHVASGATVGPFARLRPGANLGEGSKVGNFCEVKKAEIGAGAKINHLTYIGDAYIGAETNIGAGTITCNYDGVNKHETRIGAHAFIGSNSALVAPVTIGDGALIASGSVITDDVPADALALGRARQEIKPERAKAIRERNLAIKAMKKSGS; from the coding sequence ATGAGCCGCACCTGTCTTGCCGTCATTCTCGCCGCAGGCGATAGCACGCGAATGAAATCCGCGATGTCCAAGGTGCTGCATCCGGTGGCGGGCCTGCCGATGATTGCCCATGTGATGCAGGCGATTGCCGCCAGCGATATTGCCGATGTAGCACTGGTCGTCGGGCGCGATGCCGATAAGGTCACACAAGCCGCCAGCATCAAAGGCCTCTCCGTCACACCCTTCGTGCAAACCGAGCGGCTTGGCACCGGTCATGCCGTCTTGACCGCGCGCGAGGCGCTTGGCCGAGGCTATGACGATATTCTGGTGGCCTATGGCGATGCGCCGCTGATTACGCCAGGTCCGCTGTTGGCAGCGCGTGCGGCTTTGGCTGACGGCAATGACATTGCGGTGATCGGTTTTCACACTGAAAAGCCGACCGGCTATGGCCGTCTTCTGGTCGAGGACGGTGAATTGGTCGCCATCCGCGAAGAAAAGGATGCCAGCGACGAAGAGCGCAAGGTGACCTGGTGCAATAGCGGTTTGATGGCGATCAATGGTGCGAAGGCGCTGGACCTTCTGGGGCGGATCGGCAATGCCAATGCCAAGGGTGAATATTACCTGACAGATCTGGTTGAAATCATCAGGTCTTTGGGTGGCAAGGCGGTTGCTGTCGATGCGCCGGAAGCCGAGCTTGCGGGCTGCAACAATCGCGCCGAACTGGCGGTGATCGAAAAGCTCTGGCAGGAGCGTCGGCGTCATGAATTGATGCTGTCAGGCGTCTCGATGATTGCCCCGCAAACTGTGTTTCTGGCCTATGATACTGTGCTGGCCCAGGACGTGCTGATCGAGCCGAATGTAGTGTTCGGCCCCGGCGTGACTGTGGAAAGCGGCGCGGTGATCCATGCCTTCTCGCATTTGGAAGGTGCGCATGTGGCATCCGGCGCGACCGTCGGTCCGTTTGCGCGGCTGCGGCCCGGCGCCAATTTGGGCGAGGGCTCCAAGGTAGGCAATTTCTGTGAGGTGAAAAAGGCTGAGATTGGCGCTGGCGCCAAGATCAACCATCTCACCTATATCGGCGATGCCTATATCGGGGCGGAAACCAACATCGGGGCAGGCACCATCACCTGCAATTACGATGGGGTGAACAAGCATGAGACCCGGATTGGCGCTCATGCCTTTATCGGTTCCAACAGCGCCCTGGTTGCTCCAGTGACGATTGGTGATGGCGCGCTGATCGCCTCTGGTAGCGTGATTACGGATGATGTGCCTGCCGACGCCCTAGCGCTTGGCAGGGCGCGTCAGGAAATCAAACCAGAGCGGGCAAAAGCGATCCGGGAGCGGAACCTCGCCATCAAGGCCATGAAAAAATCCGGTTCATGA
- a CDS encoding esterase-like activity of phytase family protein yields the protein MIFSRKAMLLAATFVVSSAGMTLAEGTVSANGVTIANKGLVAIGRIPANARDKFKETFGSGSGMAMDLTQWKKQGESYSGSLWLLPDRGYNVEGTTDYNTRINRIDFTLAPTPVGTTAPADKQQKGVDAKLADTILLTDGEGKSLTGLDPESGIRAATKTLPALPQATTGKISLDPEAVVLLKDGSMMISDEYGPYIYHFSAAGKLLSATQPPKALLPMRKGELNFSSNNVGEGGKKPDPKDPDSGRQNNQGLEGMSLTPDGKFLIALLQSATRQDGGDSSSTRMNTRALVYDAADMDHLKLVHEYVVPLPTFDNKGKVAVAAQSEILALSDKTFLMLARDSNNGQSMKGDTSVYRKIDLVDLSAATDIANGEFDDAKPVAPKGVVDASVKVAAVTPFIDMNDDKDLARFGLHNGAPNDKDNLSEKWEAMSVAPALDPSAPDDYFLFVANDNDFLTQDGYQVGAAYKAEGGAEVDTMFQVFRVTLPGMTAK from the coding sequence ATGATATTTTCACGCAAGGCAATGCTTCTGGCCGCAACATTCGTGGTTTCTTCGGCGGGAATGACTCTGGCGGAAGGAACGGTCAGCGCCAACGGGGTAACGATCGCCAACAAGGGTCTGGTCGCCATTGGCCGCATCCCGGCCAATGCGCGCGACAAGTTCAAGGAAACCTTTGGCTCCGGCTCCGGCATGGCAATGGATTTGACCCAGTGGAAAAAGCAGGGCGAGAGCTATTCCGGTTCACTCTGGCTCCTGCCGGATCGTGGCTACAATGTCGAAGGCACGACGGATTATAACACCCGGATCAACAGAATTGATTTCACCCTCGCGCCGACACCAGTTGGGACCACTGCGCCGGCTGACAAGCAGCAGAAAGGCGTTGATGCCAAGCTTGCCGATACGATCCTGCTGACGGACGGCGAGGGCAAGAGCCTGACCGGTCTGGACCCGGAATCCGGCATTCGCGCCGCGACCAAGACATTGCCAGCCTTGCCGCAGGCGACCACCGGCAAGATCTCGCTCGATCCGGAAGCCGTCGTTCTGTTGAAGGACGGCTCGATGATGATCAGCGACGAATACGGTCCCTATATCTATCACTTCTCGGCTGCGGGCAAACTGCTCTCCGCCACCCAGCCGCCAAAGGCTCTGCTGCCAATGCGCAAGGGTGAGTTGAACTTCTCGTCCAACAATGTTGGCGAAGGCGGCAAGAAGCCAGACCCGAAAGACCCGGATAGCGGTCGCCAGAACAACCAGGGCCTGGAAGGCATGTCGCTGACACCGGATGGTAAGTTCCTGATTGCGCTGCTGCAATCGGCAACCCGCCAGGATGGCGGTGATAGCAGCTCGACCCGCATGAATACCCGCGCCCTGGTTTACGATGCCGCCGATATGGATCATCTGAAGCTGGTGCATGAATATGTCGTGCCCCTGCCGACCTTCGACAACAAGGGCAAGGTTGCAGTCGCCGCTCAGAGCGAAATTCTGGCGCTGTCGGACAAGACATTCCTGATGCTGGCGCGTGACAGCAATAATGGCCAGAGCATGAAGGGCGATACATCGGTTTACCGCAAGATCGATCTGGTTGATCTGTCTGCTGCCACCGATATTGCCAATGGCGAGTTTGACGATGCGAAGCCGGTTGCCCCGAAGGGCGTGGTAGATGCGTCCGTCAAGGTTGCGGCGGTCACGCCCTTTATCGACATGAACGACGACAAGGATCTGGCCCGTTTCGGCCTGCACAATGGCGCGCCGAACGACAAGGATAATCTCTCTGAAAAATGGGAGGCCATGTCGGTCGCCCCGGCGCTCGATCCATCTGCCCCAGACGATTATTTCCTGTTCGTCGCCAATGACAACGACTTCCTGACCCAGGATGGCTATCAGGTTGGTGCTGCCTACAAGGCTGAAGGCGGCGCTGAGGTTGACACCATGTTCCAGGTGTTCCGCGTGACCTTGCCGGGCATGACTGCCAAGTAA
- the glmS gene encoding glutamine--fructose-6-phosphate transaminase (isomerizing): MCGIVGIVGDRPVSERLVDALKRLEYRGYDSAGVATLDHGVMDRRRAEGKLFNLETKLAQQPLPGLIGIAHTRWATHGVPNEANAHPHFVEGVAVVHNGIIENFSELRDELVADGATFTSQTDTEVVAQLLARFRRQGLDHKGAMLAMLNRITGAYALVVMFADDPTQLFAARFGPPLAIGHGKGEMFLGSDAIALSPFTNQITYLVDGDFAVIGHRSAQIMDFAGKPVKRIKQVSQGSAYLVDKGNHRHFMEKEIYEQPEVISHALAHYVDLAAHTVKSDVIGLDFARLRGLAISACGTAYLAGLIGKYWFERYARLPVEIDVASEFRYREMPLSPDQAALFISQSGETADTLASLRYCKEAGLKIGAVVNVQESTIAREADAVFPILAGPEIGVASTKAFTCQLAVMASLAIAAGKARGLIGNQEEKEMVRHLSELPRIMSRVVNLIQPQMESLSRDLSKFKDVLYLGRGTSYPLALEGALKLKEISYIHAEGYAAGELKHGPIALIDENMPVIVIAPHDRFFEKTVSNMQEVAARGGRIIFITDEKGAASSRLETMATIVLPDVAEIIAPMVFSLPIQLLAYHTAVFMGTDVDQPRNLAKSVTVE; encoded by the coding sequence ATGTGCGGTATTGTCGGAATTGTCGGTGATCGGCCGGTCTCAGAACGCTTGGTAGACGCCCTGAAGCGGCTGGAATACCGGGGGTATGATTCGGCAGGTGTCGCGACCCTCGATCATGGGGTGATGGATCGCCGCCGCGCCGAGGGCAAGCTGTTCAATCTGGAAACCAAGCTTGCACAACAGCCGCTTCCAGGCTTGATCGGCATTGCCCATACTCGCTGGGCCACGCACGGCGTGCCGAATGAAGCCAATGCCCATCCGCATTTCGTCGAAGGCGTCGCGGTCGTTCACAACGGCATTATCGAGAATTTCTCCGAGCTGCGCGACGAGCTTGTCGCTGACGGCGCTACGTTCACCAGCCAGACCGACACAGAAGTCGTCGCCCAGCTTCTTGCCCGCTTCCGCCGTCAGGGGCTGGATCATAAGGGCGCGATGCTGGCGATGCTGAACCGGATTACCGGCGCCTATGCGCTGGTGGTGATGTTTGCCGATGATCCGACCCAGCTTTTTGCCGCCCGGTTCGGCCCGCCGCTGGCCATCGGCCATGGCAAGGGTGAAATGTTCCTGGGCTCCGACGCCATTGCCCTGTCGCCTTTCACCAACCAGATTACCTATCTGGTCGATGGGGATTTCGCTGTGATTGGCCATCGCAGTGCCCAGATCATGGATTTCGCGGGCAAGCCGGTCAAGCGCATCAAGCAGGTCTCGCAGGGCAGCGCCTATCTGGTCGATAAGGGCAATCATCGCCATTTCATGGAGAAAGAAATCTATGAACAGCCGGAGGTGATCTCCCATGCGCTGGCGCATTATGTCGATCTGGCTGCCCATACGGTGAAGAGCGATGTGATCGGCCTGGATTTCGCACGCCTGCGGGGCCTGGCGATTTCGGCCTGCGGGACGGCCTATCTGGCAGGCTTGATCGGCAAATACTGGTTCGAGCGCTATGCGCGCCTGCCTGTTGAAATCGATGTCGCATCCGAATTTCGCTACCGGGAAATGCCGCTGTCGCCGGATCAGGCGGCGCTGTTCATTTCGCAATCGGGTGAAACTGCCGACACACTTGCCTCGCTGCGCTATTGCAAGGAGGCAGGGCTGAAAATCGGTGCTGTCGTCAATGTGCAGGAATCGACCATTGCTCGCGAGGCCGATGCAGTCTTTCCGATTTTGGCCGGGCCGGAGATCGGCGTTGCCTCCACCAAGGCCTTCACCTGCCAGCTCGCGGTCATGGCATCGCTGGCGATTGCTGCCGGTAAGGCGCGGGGCCTGATCGGCAACCAAGAAGAAAAGGAGATGGTGCGGCATCTGTCCGAACTGCCGCGCATCATGAGCCGGGTGGTCAACCTGATCCAGCCGCAGATGGAAAGCCTGTCGCGGGACCTGTCGAAATTCAAGGACGTGCTCTATCTCGGTCGCGGCACCAGCTATCCGTTGGCCTTGGAAGGAGCGCTGAAGCTCAAGGAGATTTCCTATATCCATGCCGAAGGCTATGCTGCCGGTGAGTTGAAGCATGGTCCAATTGCGCTGATCGATGAAAACATGCCTGTTATCGTCATCGCTCCGCATGACCGGTTCTTTGAAAAGACCGTCTCGAACATGCAGGAAGTGGCGGCGCGCGGCGGCAGGATCATTTTCATCACTGATGAGAAGGGCGCTGCATCCTCCAGGCTGGAAACCATGGCAACCATCGTTCTGCCCGATGTCGCGGAAATCATCGCGCCTATGGTGTTTTCACTGCCGATCCAGTTGCTCGCCTATCATACGGCGGTGTTCATGGGGACGGATGTCGATCAGCCGCGCAACCTGGCGAAATCCGTCACGGTTGAGTGA
- a CDS encoding ABC transporter permease: MMAVLELDTPVAAKRRMFRPEDRLLVSIGLFGTLALAIALPLALMFVWSIADGWQPPHVLPQVYTISRWASVLSDQGLIQAMVTSLAIAFTVTFATAIIALPTAWAMARFPFRLKRLVEIFILAPVIIPGLVVAVGIGQVFLALGLAYSVAGVIIVQIVGTLPLMIRLMTATLETIPDELIHAARSLGAGTVGIVAHIILPLAVPGLLAGGLMSFIGSFEEFDKSFIVGAPVVQTLPIKLYMYLDPYSMQLPLAAIVSFILLLPALIVFIIAGRILRDDLMAAGMGKI, from the coding sequence ATGATGGCTGTTCTTGAGCTCGATACCCCTGTTGCAGCAAAGCGCCGCATGTTCCGCCCCGAAGACCGCCTGCTGGTTTCCATCGGCCTGTTTGGTACGCTGGCCCTGGCCATCGCCCTGCCGCTTGCTCTGATGTTTGTCTGGAGCATTGCCGATGGCTGGCAGCCGCCGCATGTGCTGCCGCAGGTCTATACGATCAGCCGCTGGGCAAGCGTGCTCAGCGATCAGGGTCTGATCCAGGCCATGGTCACCAGCCTTGCCATCGCCTTCACGGTCACGTTCGCAACGGCAATCATTGCCTTACCGACGGCCTGGGCCATGGCGCGCTTTCCCTTCCGGCTGAAACGGCTGGTGGAGATCTTCATTCTCGCGCCAGTCATCATTCCCGGTCTGGTGGTCGCGGTCGGCATCGGCCAGGTGTTCCTGGCGCTGGGCCTTGCCTATTCGGTGGCTGGCGTCATCATCGTCCAGATCGTCGGCACCCTGCCGCTGATGATCCGGCTGATGACCGCAACGCTTGAGACCATTCCCGACGAGCTGATCCATGCGGCCCGCTCGCTCGGTGCCGGAACAGTTGGCATTGTCGCGCATATCATCCTGCCGCTGGCCGTGCCCGGTCTGCTGGCGGGCGGGCTGATGTCCTTTATCGGCAGTTTCGAGGAATTCGACAAATCCTTCATCGTCGGCGCGCCTGTGGTCCAGACCCTGCCGATCAAGCTTTACATGTATCTCGACCCCTATTCGATGCAGCTGCCGCTGGCTGCCATCGTTTCCTTCATCCTGCTTTTGCCAGCCCTCATCGTCTTCATCATCGCCGGTCGCATCCTGCGCGACGACCTGATGGCGGCAGGCATGGGCAAGATCTGA
- a CDS encoding pentapeptide repeat-containing protein: MQLRGVTDQLDVKDCDLSGSEFLDTNLSGSHFQQINVSGARFTDGDLSGWRIDKANLSGLRVNDVNLSGAEIHDANLSGLQIFGCRMTDATIDGISVEELLAAYRSVHPSARSEDG; the protein is encoded by the coding sequence ATGCAGCTTCGTGGCGTGACGGACCAACTGGATGTGAAGGATTGCGATCTGTCTGGGTCGGAATTCCTTGATACCAATCTTTCGGGCAGCCATTTTCAACAGATCAATGTCTCCGGTGCCCGCTTCACCGATGGCGATTTGTCCGGCTGGCGGATCGATAAAGCCAATCTCTCGGGTCTGCGGGTCAATGATGTGAACTTGTCTGGCGCGGAAATTCACGACGCCAATCTGTCCGGCCTGCAAATCTTCGGCTGCCGGATGACTGACGCCACCATCGATGGGATCTCTGTTGAAGAGCTGCTGGCAGCTTATCGTTCCGTCCATCCGTCAGCCCGTAGCGAAGACGGCTGA
- a CDS encoding DUF502 domain-containing protein: MSDKPERISFASRLRTNFLTGMIICAPLAITVWLTFTFIDWADSWVTPYIPQRYNPEYYFNIAIPGTGLVIAVVGITMIGFLGRNLVGRSIVNFGESILNRMPLVRTLYKSLKQIFETVLKEQSSSFKKVGLIEFPAPGTWAMVFVATEVTGEIAARLNEEGEEMIAVFMPPTPVPTAGFLMFVPRSRLKLLDMTPEEGAKLLISGGLVMPEWKPASGAIAMPPVVDVAKGKTGL; encoded by the coding sequence ATGTCGGATAAACCAGAACGAATTTCTTTTGCCAGCCGGCTAAGGACCAATTTCCTGACCGGCATGATTATCTGTGCGCCTTTGGCGATCACCGTCTGGCTGACCTTCACCTTCATCGATTGGGCCGACAGCTGGGTGACGCCCTATATTCCGCAGCGCTACAATCCGGAATATTACTTCAATATCGCCATTCCCGGCACCGGCCTGGTGATTGCGGTGGTCGGCATCACGATGATCGGCTTTCTGGGGCGCAATCTCGTTGGGCGATCCATCGTTAATTTCGGGGAGTCGATCCTCAACCGCATGCCGCTGGTCCGCACCCTCTACAAAAGCCTGAAGCAGATTTTTGAAACGGTACTGAAGGAACAGTCCAGTTCCTTCAAAAAGGTCGGGCTGATCGAGTTCCCGGCTCCCGGCACCTGGGCCATGGTGTTTGTCGCCACCGAAGTGACCGGCGAAATCGCGGCCCGGCTGAACGAGGAGGGCGAGGAGATGATCGCTGTCTTCATGCCGCCGACACCGGTTCCGACAGCAGGCTTCCTGATGTTCGTTCCCCGCAGCCGCCTGAAACTGCTGGACATGACGCCGGAAGAGGGCGCCAAGCTGCTGATTTCCGGTGGATTGGTCATGCCGGAATGGAAACCGGCTTCCGGCGCTATTGCCATGCCGCCTGTCGTGGATGTCGCAAAGGGAAAAACGGGGCTGTAG
- a CDS encoding ABC transporter ATP-binding protein yields MSELEINDITKDFGSARVLHPVSLTVEKGEFVTILGPSGCGKSTLLRILMGISEASGGEIRLAGKRIDGLAPEARDIAMVFQSYALFPHMSVAKNLGFGLKMKNVPKDERARRIAHVLEICNLSALVDRMPRQLSGGQQQRVALARAIVMQPSLLLFDEPLSNLDAKLRDSLRHELVELHRRIGATSLYVTHDQAEAMAMSDRIVVMNGGQVVEIGTPLELYRSPKAAFTASFLGQTNLLSVKASGMDALLPWGQNVVLDRPAAGPMQISVRPENIGLERDENGTATVTSVSFMGANILYTADIGAVRIKISQSGGAIPIEMGSRVSLSFHDAVHLLEDQPSMEAA; encoded by the coding sequence ATGAGCGAGCTCGAGATCAACGACATCACCAAGGATTTCGGGTCAGCCCGCGTCCTCCACCCGGTTTCGCTTACCGTCGAAAAGGGCGAATTCGTCACTATTCTCGGTCCCTCCGGCTGCGGAAAATCGACGCTGCTGCGCATCCTGATGGGCATCAGCGAGGCGTCCGGCGGCGAAATCCGGCTGGCGGGCAAGCGGATTGATGGACTGGCGCCCGAAGCGCGCGATATCGCCATGGTGTTCCAATCCTATGCGCTGTTTCCGCATATGTCGGTCGCCAAGAACCTCGGCTTCGGCCTGAAGATGAAGAATGTCCCAAAAGACGAGCGGGCGCGGCGCATCGCCCATGTGCTGGAGATCTGCAATCTCAGCGCCCTTGTGGACCGTATGCCCCGGCAATTGTCCGGCGGTCAGCAGCAGCGGGTAGCGCTGGCCCGCGCCATCGTCATGCAGCCAAGTCTTTTGCTGTTTGACGAACCGCTCTCCAATCTCGATGCCAAGCTGCGTGATAGCCTACGCCACGAGTTGGTCGAACTGCATCGCCGCATCGGCGCGACGAGCCTTTACGTCACCCATGACCAGGCCGAGGCCATGGCGATGTCCGACCGGATCGTGGTGATGAACGGCGGTCAGGTTGTCGAAATCGGCACGCCGCTGGAGCTGTACCGGTCGCCAAAAGCGGCCTTTACAGCCAGCTTCCTCGGCCAGACCAATCTTCTCTCCGTCAAGGCGTCCGGCATGGATGCGCTGCTCCCCTGGGGTCAGAACGTCGTGCTGGACCGTCCCGCTGCCGGACCTATGCAGATTTCGGTCCGCCCGGAAAATATCGGTCTCGAGCGCGACGAAAACGGAACGGCAACCGTCACCTCTGTTTCATTCATGGGTGCCAATATCCTCTACACCGCCGATATCGGCGCGGTCAGGATCAAGATCAGCCAGTCAGGCGGGGCGATACCGATAGAGATGGGTAGCCGGGTCTCGCTGTCTTTCCACGATGCCGTGCATCTGCTCGAAGACCAGCCGTCGATGGAGGCCGCCTGA
- a CDS encoding glycerophosphodiester phosphodiesterase family protein: MPVQTSTLAHQSPATRPCSIAEMASRTNPTILTIAHRGLWKSTAENSLASIREAIAQGVDMVEIDTQSSADGRLVVIHDATLDRTTTGSGTVSELPFNVIRQAKLRSGAGGPEADITEECVPTLEEILEEARGRITVNIDTKFTRDLPQVMETVLRMNIADQVLVKTDINLDADHFAIADADWFGKIPHMPMFPVRQGRFTEDLRRIESLKAPMIEVKFTDLADIADARAELERQNIRVWINTLDVSHCLDFNDTRALADPDAVWTVLADAGVGAIQTDEVEAFKAWLHARQA, encoded by the coding sequence ATGCCTGTCCAGACGTCCACGCTTGCGCACCAGTCCCCGGCCACCCGTCCCTGCTCGATTGCCGAAATGGCCTCGCGTACCAATCCCACCATTCTGACCATCGCCCATCGTGGCCTATGGAAGAGCACGGCAGAAAACTCGCTGGCCTCAATCCGGGAAGCAATTGCCCAAGGCGTGGATATGGTCGAAATCGACACCCAGTCCAGTGCCGATGGTCGTCTCGTGGTTATTCACGATGCGACCCTGGATCGAACCACGACCGGCAGCGGCACGGTTAGCGAATTGCCGTTCAATGTCATCCGTCAAGCAAAGCTGCGCAGCGGCGCGGGCGGCCCGGAGGCTGATATAACGGAGGAATGCGTTCCGACACTTGAGGAAATTCTCGAAGAAGCTCGCGGTCGTATTACCGTCAATATCGACACGAAATTCACCCGCGATCTGCCGCAGGTGATGGAGACGGTACTGCGGATGAACATTGCCGATCAGGTTCTGGTCAAGACCGACATCAATCTCGACGCGGACCATTTCGCCATTGCCGATGCCGACTGGTTCGGAAAAATCCCGCATATGCCGATGTTTCCCGTACGTCAGGGCCGGTTTACCGAAGACCTGCGCCGCATTGAGAGCCTCAAGGCGCCGATGATCGAAGTGAAATTCACGGATCTTGCCGATATCGCCGATGCGCGGGCCGAACTGGAGCGCCAAAACATCCGCGTCTGGATCAACACACTCGACGTCTCGCATTGCCTCGATTTCAACGATACCCGCGCCCTTGCCGATCCAGATGCGGTCTGGACCGTGCTGGCAGATGCAGGCGTCGGTGCGATCCAGACGGATGAGGTCGAGGCATTCAAGGCTTGGCTGCACGCCAGACAGGCGTAA
- a CDS encoding ABC transporter permease has translation MPSLLRRRSIQLLLLLLPGVGYLLFFFGLPLLSALVGSFRLEDGSFTLSWYQRIFTRPSMLRGLSTSIYYGVMPVLVSLALSVPLALLLRKSFIGRKLFGGLYKLPMAVPSIIVGLMIIVVFERGGFFDRLLAPLGFTLPKLVRDDLGAGVIMASSWKQIPFMTLIITSAFAAIPEDIRFAARTLGASRLRTFLAVDVPLAMPGITAAILLTFIGSMGSYAIPDIVGPPTARPLSVLMVQEFKQGRFEQVYAMGMVLSLFAVVVLLTYYALTSRIGAGNARGNA, from the coding sequence ATGCCATCGCTGCTTCGCCGCCGCTCGATCCAACTCCTGCTCTTGCTCCTGCCGGGGGTCGGCTATCTGCTGTTCTTCTTCGGCCTGCCGCTGCTGTCGGCGCTGGTCGGCAGCTTCCGGCTGGAAGATGGCAGCTTTACGCTCAGCTGGTATCAGCGCATCTTCACCCGGCCCTCCATGCTGCGCGGCCTATCCACCTCAATCTATTACGGCGTGATGCCGGTTCTGGTGTCGCTGGCGCTCTCCGTGCCGCTGGCGCTTCTGCTGCGCAAAAGTTTTATCGGGCGCAAGCTGTTCGGCGGGCTTTACAAGCTGCCGATGGCCGTTCCGAGCATTATCGTCGGGCTGATGATCATCGTCGTCTTCGAGCGTGGTGGCTTTTTCGACCGGCTGCTGGCCCCACTCGGCTTTACCCTACCGAAACTGGTCCGCGATGACCTGGGCGCGGGCGTTATCATGGCCAGTTCCTGGAAGCAGATCCCATTCATGACTCTGATCATCACCAGCGCCTTTGCCGCCATTCCCGAGGATATCCGCTTTGCCGCCCGCACGCTTGGCGCCTCCCGGCTTCGAACATTCCTGGCTGTGGACGTTCCGCTTGCCATGCCGGGCATTACCGCCGCCATTCTCCTGACCTTCATCGGCTCGATGGGCTCCTATGCCATTCCTGATATCGTCGGCCCGCCAACGGCGCGCCCGCTTTCGGTGCTGATGGTTCAGGAATTCAAACAGGGACGGTTCGAGCAGGTCTATGCGATGGGCATGGTGCTCAGTCTGTTCGCGGTCGTCGTTCTCCTGACCTATTATGCCCTGACCAGCCGGATCGGCGCTGGCAATGCGCGGGGGAATGCATGA